A section of the Tenrec ecaudatus isolate mTenEca1 chromosome 10, mTenEca1.hap1, whole genome shotgun sequence genome encodes:
- the P2RX5 gene encoding P2X purinoceptor 5 isoform X1, with protein sequence MGQGGWKGLVLPLFDYKTEKFVIAKNKKVGLLYRLLQLSTVLYLVVWVFLVKKGYQDTDTSLQSSVITKVKGVAFTNTSELGERLWDVADYVIPPQGESAFFVVTNLIVTPNQRQDTCAENKDIPNAECSEDSDCQAGEAAVTGNGVMTGRCLRVGAAQKGTCEIYAWCPVEVRSQPTKLLLDEAEKFTVYIKNFIRFPKFNFSKTNVLNTQNTSFLKTCKFDLSNLYCPIFQLGSIVHWAGSSFQEMALKGGVIGIQIEWNCDLDKAASECNPHYSFSRLDSKNAKQSVSSGYNFRFAKYYRDANGVEFRTLMKAYGIRFDVMVNGKAGKFSIVPTVINIGSSMALMGAGAFFCDLVLIYIIKKSRFYRCKKYEEEGQELSLQRMEPEGQLLELPEAHDRICSLKGDSCVCLQPPEVQPSKERKGECGAAAESAYSGDVGAAAEPAYSGDLGAAAEPAYSGDVGAAAEPAYSGDVGATAEPAYSGDVGAAAEPAYSRGVEAAAEPAYSGDLGAVAEPAYSGDVGAVAEPAYSGDLGAAAEPAYSGDVGAAAEPAYSGDLGAAAEPAYSGDLGAAAEPAYSGDVRAAAEPANSGDVRAAAEPANSGDVGAAAEPAYSGGVATGAG encoded by the exons gtgggTGTTCCTGGTGAAGAAGGGCTACCAAGACACAGACACCTCCCTGCAGAGCTCTGTCATCACCAAGGTCAAGGGCGTGGCCTTCACCAACACCTCGGAGCTTGGGGAGCGACTCTGGGATGTGGCCGACTACGTCATCCCACCCCAG GGAGAGAGTGCCTTTTTCGTGGTGACCAACCTGATTGTGACTCCCAACCAGCGGCAGGACACCTGTGCTGAG AATAAAGACATTCCAAATGCCGAGTGTTCTGAGGACAGCGACTGTCAGGCTGGGGAGGCTGCTGTGACTGGGAATG GAGTGATGACCGgccgctgccttcgagtggggGCCGCACAGAAGGGGACCTGCGAGATCTACGCCTGGTGCCCTGTGGAGGTCAGGTCCCAGCCCAC GAAGCTGCTCCTGGATGAGGCTGAAAAATTCACCGTTTACATCAAGAACTTTATCCGGTTCCCCAAATTCAATTTCTCCAA GACCAACGTGCTGAACACTCAGAACACCTCGTTCCTGAAAACCTGCAAATTTGACCTCAGCAACCTCTACTGCCCCATCTTCCAACTGGGTTCCATAGTCCACTGGGCAGGCAGCAGCTTCCAGGAGATGGCGCTGAAG GGCGGTGTGATAGGAATTCAGATCGAATGGAACTGCGATCTGGACAAGGCTGCCTCTGAGTGCAACCCTCACTATTCGTTTAGCCGTCTGGACAGCAAGAATGCGAAGCAGTCTGTCTCCTCCGGGTACAACTTCAG GTTTGCCAAATATTACCGAGACGCCAATGGGGTGGAGTTCCGCACCCTGATGAAAGCCTATGGGATCAGATTCGATGTGATGGTGAATGGCAAG GCAGGGAAGTTCAGCATTGTCCCCACTGTCATCAACATAGGTTCTTCGATGGCTCTCATGGGGGCT GGCGCTTTCTTCTGCGATCTGGTCCTCATCTACATCATCAAGAAGAGCCGCTTTTACCGTTGCAAGAAGTACGAGGAAGAG GGCCAGGAGCTGAGCCTGCAGAGAATGGAGCCCGAGGGGCAGCTGCTGGAGTTGCCTGAGGCGCATGACAGAATCTGCAgcctgaagggagacagctgtgtgTGCCTGCAGCCCCCAGAG GTCCAGCCATCCAAGGAAAGGAAAGGAGAATGTGGAGCAGCTGCAGAGTCCGCATACAGTGGAGACGTAGGAGCAGCTGCAGAGCCTGCATACAGTGGAGACCTAGGAGCAGCTGCAGAGCCTGCATACAGTGGAGATGTAGGAGCAGCTGCAGAGCCTGCATACAGTGGGGATGTAGGAGCAACTGCAGAGCCTGCATACAGTGGAGATGTAGGAGCAGCTGCAGAGCCTGCATACAGTAGGGGTGTAGAAGCAGCTGCAGAGCCTGCATACAGTGGAGACCTAGGAGCAGTTGCAGAGCCTGCATACAGTGGGGATGTAGGAGCAGTTGCAGAGCCTGCTTACAGTGGAGACCTAGGAGCAGCTGCAGAGCCTGCATACAGTGGGGATGTAGGAGCAGCTGCAGAGCCTGCATACAGTGGAGACCTAGGAGCAGCTGCAGAGCCTGCATACAGTGGAGACCTAGGAGCAGCTGCAGAGCCTGCATACAGTGGAGACGTAAGAGCAGCTGCAGAGCCTGCAAACAGTGGAGACGTAAGAGCAGCTGCAGAGCCTGCAAACAGTGGAGACGTAGGAGCAGCTGCAGAGCCCGCATACAGTGGAGGCGTGGCCACAGGTGCTGGCTGA
- the EMC6 gene encoding ER membrane protein complex subunit 6, with protein sequence MAAVVAKREGPPFISEAAVRGNAAVLDFCRTSVSALSGATAGILGLTGLYGFIFYVLASILLSVLLILKAGRRWKKYFKSRRPLFTGGLIGGLFTYVLFWTFLYGMVHVY encoded by the coding sequence ATGGCCGCCGTGGTGGCCAAGCGGGAAGGGCCGCCGTTCATTAGCGAGGCAGCGGTGCGGGGCAACGCGGCCGTCTTGGATTTCTGCCGGACCTCGGTGTCAGCGCTGTCGGGGGCCACGGCCGGAATCCTCGGCCTCACCGGCCTCTACGGCTTCATCTTCTACGTGCTCGCCTCCATCCTGCTCTCCGTGCTGCTGATACTCAAGGCAGGCCGAAGGTGGAAAAAGTATTTCAAGTCGCGAAGACCTCTCTTTACAGGAGGCCTCATCGGCGGCCTCTTCACCTACGTCCTCTTCTGGACGTTCCTCTACGGCATGGTGCACGTCTACTGA
- the P2RX5 gene encoding P2X purinoceptor 5 isoform X2 — protein MGQGGWKGLVLPLFDYKTEKFVIAKNKKVGLLYRLLQLSTVLYLVVWVFLVKKGYQDTDTSLQSSVITKVKGVAFTNTSELGERLWDVADYVIPPQGESAFFVVTNLIVTPNQRQDTCAENKDIPNAECSEDSDCQAGEAAVTGNGVMTGRCLRVGAAQKGTCEIYAWCPVEVRSQPTKLLLDEAEKFTVYIKNFIRFPKFNFSKTNVLNTQNTSFLKTCKFDLSNLYCPIFQLGSIVHWAGSSFQEMALKGGVIGIQIEWNCDLDKAASECNPHYSFSRLDSKNAKQSVSSGYNFRFAKYYRDANGVEFRTLMKAYGIRFDVMVNGKGAFFCDLVLIYIIKKSRFYRCKKYEEEGQELSLQRMEPEGQLLELPEAHDRICSLKGDSCVCLQPPEVQPSKERKGECGAAAESAYSGDVGAAAEPAYSGDLGAAAEPAYSGDVGAAAEPAYSGDVGATAEPAYSGDVGAAAEPAYSRGVEAAAEPAYSGDLGAVAEPAYSGDVGAVAEPAYSGDLGAAAEPAYSGDVGAAAEPAYSGDLGAAAEPAYSGDLGAAAEPAYSGDVRAAAEPANSGDVRAAAEPANSGDVGAAAEPAYSGGVATGAG, from the exons gtgggTGTTCCTGGTGAAGAAGGGCTACCAAGACACAGACACCTCCCTGCAGAGCTCTGTCATCACCAAGGTCAAGGGCGTGGCCTTCACCAACACCTCGGAGCTTGGGGAGCGACTCTGGGATGTGGCCGACTACGTCATCCCACCCCAG GGAGAGAGTGCCTTTTTCGTGGTGACCAACCTGATTGTGACTCCCAACCAGCGGCAGGACACCTGTGCTGAG AATAAAGACATTCCAAATGCCGAGTGTTCTGAGGACAGCGACTGTCAGGCTGGGGAGGCTGCTGTGACTGGGAATG GAGTGATGACCGgccgctgccttcgagtggggGCCGCACAGAAGGGGACCTGCGAGATCTACGCCTGGTGCCCTGTGGAGGTCAGGTCCCAGCCCAC GAAGCTGCTCCTGGATGAGGCTGAAAAATTCACCGTTTACATCAAGAACTTTATCCGGTTCCCCAAATTCAATTTCTCCAA GACCAACGTGCTGAACACTCAGAACACCTCGTTCCTGAAAACCTGCAAATTTGACCTCAGCAACCTCTACTGCCCCATCTTCCAACTGGGTTCCATAGTCCACTGGGCAGGCAGCAGCTTCCAGGAGATGGCGCTGAAG GGCGGTGTGATAGGAATTCAGATCGAATGGAACTGCGATCTGGACAAGGCTGCCTCTGAGTGCAACCCTCACTATTCGTTTAGCCGTCTGGACAGCAAGAATGCGAAGCAGTCTGTCTCCTCCGGGTACAACTTCAG GTTTGCCAAATATTACCGAGACGCCAATGGGGTGGAGTTCCGCACCCTGATGAAAGCCTATGGGATCAGATTCGATGTGATGGTGAATGGCAAG GGCGCTTTCTTCTGCGATCTGGTCCTCATCTACATCATCAAGAAGAGCCGCTTTTACCGTTGCAAGAAGTACGAGGAAGAG GGCCAGGAGCTGAGCCTGCAGAGAATGGAGCCCGAGGGGCAGCTGCTGGAGTTGCCTGAGGCGCATGACAGAATCTGCAgcctgaagggagacagctgtgtgTGCCTGCAGCCCCCAGAG GTCCAGCCATCCAAGGAAAGGAAAGGAGAATGTGGAGCAGCTGCAGAGTCCGCATACAGTGGAGACGTAGGAGCAGCTGCAGAGCCTGCATACAGTGGAGACCTAGGAGCAGCTGCAGAGCCTGCATACAGTGGAGATGTAGGAGCAGCTGCAGAGCCTGCATACAGTGGGGATGTAGGAGCAACTGCAGAGCCTGCATACAGTGGAGATGTAGGAGCAGCTGCAGAGCCTGCATACAGTAGGGGTGTAGAAGCAGCTGCAGAGCCTGCATACAGTGGAGACCTAGGAGCAGTTGCAGAGCCTGCATACAGTGGGGATGTAGGAGCAGTTGCAGAGCCTGCTTACAGTGGAGACCTAGGAGCAGCTGCAGAGCCTGCATACAGTGGGGATGTAGGAGCAGCTGCAGAGCCTGCATACAGTGGAGACCTAGGAGCAGCTGCAGAGCCTGCATACAGTGGAGACCTAGGAGCAGCTGCAGAGCCTGCATACAGTGGAGACGTAAGAGCAGCTGCAGAGCCTGCAAACAGTGGAGACGTAAGAGCAGCTGCAGAGCCTGCAAACAGTGGAGACGTAGGAGCAGCTGCAGAGCCCGCATACAGTGGAGGCGTGGCCACAGGTGCTGGCTGA
- the P2RX5 gene encoding P2X purinoceptor 5 isoform X3, whose protein sequence is MGQGGWKGLVLPLFDYKTEKFVIAKNKKVGLLYRLLQLSTVLYLVVWVFLVKKGYQDTDTSLQSSVITKVKGVAFTNTSELGERLWDVADYVIPPQNKDIPNAECSEDSDCQAGEAAVTGNGVMTGRCLRVGAAQKGTCEIYAWCPVEVRSQPTKLLLDEAEKFTVYIKNFIRFPKFNFSKTNVLNTQNTSFLKTCKFDLSNLYCPIFQLGSIVHWAGSSFQEMALKGGVIGIQIEWNCDLDKAASECNPHYSFSRLDSKNAKQSVSSGYNFRFAKYYRDANGVEFRTLMKAYGIRFDVMVNGKAGKFSIVPTVINIGSSMALMGAGAFFCDLVLIYIIKKSRFYRCKKYEEEGQELSLQRMEPEGQLLELPEAHDRICSLKGDSCVCLQPPEVQPSKERKGECGAAAESAYSGDVGAAAEPAYSGDLGAAAEPAYSGDVGAAAEPAYSGDVGATAEPAYSGDVGAAAEPAYSRGVEAAAEPAYSGDLGAVAEPAYSGDVGAVAEPAYSGDLGAAAEPAYSGDVGAAAEPAYSGDLGAAAEPAYSGDLGAAAEPAYSGDVRAAAEPANSGDVRAAAEPANSGDVGAAAEPAYSGGVATGAG, encoded by the exons gtgggTGTTCCTGGTGAAGAAGGGCTACCAAGACACAGACACCTCCCTGCAGAGCTCTGTCATCACCAAGGTCAAGGGCGTGGCCTTCACCAACACCTCGGAGCTTGGGGAGCGACTCTGGGATGTGGCCGACTACGTCATCCCACCCCAG AATAAAGACATTCCAAATGCCGAGTGTTCTGAGGACAGCGACTGTCAGGCTGGGGAGGCTGCTGTGACTGGGAATG GAGTGATGACCGgccgctgccttcgagtggggGCCGCACAGAAGGGGACCTGCGAGATCTACGCCTGGTGCCCTGTGGAGGTCAGGTCCCAGCCCAC GAAGCTGCTCCTGGATGAGGCTGAAAAATTCACCGTTTACATCAAGAACTTTATCCGGTTCCCCAAATTCAATTTCTCCAA GACCAACGTGCTGAACACTCAGAACACCTCGTTCCTGAAAACCTGCAAATTTGACCTCAGCAACCTCTACTGCCCCATCTTCCAACTGGGTTCCATAGTCCACTGGGCAGGCAGCAGCTTCCAGGAGATGGCGCTGAAG GGCGGTGTGATAGGAATTCAGATCGAATGGAACTGCGATCTGGACAAGGCTGCCTCTGAGTGCAACCCTCACTATTCGTTTAGCCGTCTGGACAGCAAGAATGCGAAGCAGTCTGTCTCCTCCGGGTACAACTTCAG GTTTGCCAAATATTACCGAGACGCCAATGGGGTGGAGTTCCGCACCCTGATGAAAGCCTATGGGATCAGATTCGATGTGATGGTGAATGGCAAG GCAGGGAAGTTCAGCATTGTCCCCACTGTCATCAACATAGGTTCTTCGATGGCTCTCATGGGGGCT GGCGCTTTCTTCTGCGATCTGGTCCTCATCTACATCATCAAGAAGAGCCGCTTTTACCGTTGCAAGAAGTACGAGGAAGAG GGCCAGGAGCTGAGCCTGCAGAGAATGGAGCCCGAGGGGCAGCTGCTGGAGTTGCCTGAGGCGCATGACAGAATCTGCAgcctgaagggagacagctgtgtgTGCCTGCAGCCCCCAGAG GTCCAGCCATCCAAGGAAAGGAAAGGAGAATGTGGAGCAGCTGCAGAGTCCGCATACAGTGGAGACGTAGGAGCAGCTGCAGAGCCTGCATACAGTGGAGACCTAGGAGCAGCTGCAGAGCCTGCATACAGTGGAGATGTAGGAGCAGCTGCAGAGCCTGCATACAGTGGGGATGTAGGAGCAACTGCAGAGCCTGCATACAGTGGAGATGTAGGAGCAGCTGCAGAGCCTGCATACAGTAGGGGTGTAGAAGCAGCTGCAGAGCCTGCATACAGTGGAGACCTAGGAGCAGTTGCAGAGCCTGCATACAGTGGGGATGTAGGAGCAGTTGCAGAGCCTGCTTACAGTGGAGACCTAGGAGCAGCTGCAGAGCCTGCATACAGTGGGGATGTAGGAGCAGCTGCAGAGCCTGCATACAGTGGAGACCTAGGAGCAGCTGCAGAGCCTGCATACAGTGGAGACCTAGGAGCAGCTGCAGAGCCTGCATACAGTGGAGACGTAAGAGCAGCTGCAGAGCCTGCAAACAGTGGAGACGTAAGAGCAGCTGCAGAGCCTGCAAACAGTGGAGACGTAGGAGCAGCTGCAGAGCCCGCATACAGTGGAGGCGTGGCCACAGGTGCTGGCTGA
- the P2RX5 gene encoding P2X purinoceptor 5 isoform X4 → MGQGGWKGLVLPLFDYKTEKFVIAKNKKVGLLYRLLQLSTVLYLVVWVFLVKKGYQDTDTSLQSSVITKVKGVAFTNTSELGERLWDVADYVIPPQNKDIPNAECSEDSDCQAGEAAVTGNGVMTGRCLRVGAAQKGTCEIYAWCPVEVRSQPTKLLLDEAEKFTVYIKNFIRFPKFNFSKTNVLNTQNTSFLKTCKFDLSNLYCPIFQLGSIVHWAGSSFQEMALKGGVIGIQIEWNCDLDKAASECNPHYSFSRLDSKNAKQSVSSGYNFRFAKYYRDANGVEFRTLMKAYGIRFDVMVNGKGAFFCDLVLIYIIKKSRFYRCKKYEEEGQELSLQRMEPEGQLLELPEAHDRICSLKGDSCVCLQPPEVQPSKERKGECGAAAESAYSGDVGAAAEPAYSGDLGAAAEPAYSGDVGAAAEPAYSGDVGATAEPAYSGDVGAAAEPAYSRGVEAAAEPAYSGDLGAVAEPAYSGDVGAVAEPAYSGDLGAAAEPAYSGDVGAAAEPAYSGDLGAAAEPAYSGDLGAAAEPAYSGDVRAAAEPANSGDVRAAAEPANSGDVGAAAEPAYSGGVATGAG, encoded by the exons gtgggTGTTCCTGGTGAAGAAGGGCTACCAAGACACAGACACCTCCCTGCAGAGCTCTGTCATCACCAAGGTCAAGGGCGTGGCCTTCACCAACACCTCGGAGCTTGGGGAGCGACTCTGGGATGTGGCCGACTACGTCATCCCACCCCAG AATAAAGACATTCCAAATGCCGAGTGTTCTGAGGACAGCGACTGTCAGGCTGGGGAGGCTGCTGTGACTGGGAATG GAGTGATGACCGgccgctgccttcgagtggggGCCGCACAGAAGGGGACCTGCGAGATCTACGCCTGGTGCCCTGTGGAGGTCAGGTCCCAGCCCAC GAAGCTGCTCCTGGATGAGGCTGAAAAATTCACCGTTTACATCAAGAACTTTATCCGGTTCCCCAAATTCAATTTCTCCAA GACCAACGTGCTGAACACTCAGAACACCTCGTTCCTGAAAACCTGCAAATTTGACCTCAGCAACCTCTACTGCCCCATCTTCCAACTGGGTTCCATAGTCCACTGGGCAGGCAGCAGCTTCCAGGAGATGGCGCTGAAG GGCGGTGTGATAGGAATTCAGATCGAATGGAACTGCGATCTGGACAAGGCTGCCTCTGAGTGCAACCCTCACTATTCGTTTAGCCGTCTGGACAGCAAGAATGCGAAGCAGTCTGTCTCCTCCGGGTACAACTTCAG GTTTGCCAAATATTACCGAGACGCCAATGGGGTGGAGTTCCGCACCCTGATGAAAGCCTATGGGATCAGATTCGATGTGATGGTGAATGGCAAG GGCGCTTTCTTCTGCGATCTGGTCCTCATCTACATCATCAAGAAGAGCCGCTTTTACCGTTGCAAGAAGTACGAGGAAGAG GGCCAGGAGCTGAGCCTGCAGAGAATGGAGCCCGAGGGGCAGCTGCTGGAGTTGCCTGAGGCGCATGACAGAATCTGCAgcctgaagggagacagctgtgtgTGCCTGCAGCCCCCAGAG GTCCAGCCATCCAAGGAAAGGAAAGGAGAATGTGGAGCAGCTGCAGAGTCCGCATACAGTGGAGACGTAGGAGCAGCTGCAGAGCCTGCATACAGTGGAGACCTAGGAGCAGCTGCAGAGCCTGCATACAGTGGAGATGTAGGAGCAGCTGCAGAGCCTGCATACAGTGGGGATGTAGGAGCAACTGCAGAGCCTGCATACAGTGGAGATGTAGGAGCAGCTGCAGAGCCTGCATACAGTAGGGGTGTAGAAGCAGCTGCAGAGCCTGCATACAGTGGAGACCTAGGAGCAGTTGCAGAGCCTGCATACAGTGGGGATGTAGGAGCAGTTGCAGAGCCTGCTTACAGTGGAGACCTAGGAGCAGCTGCAGAGCCTGCATACAGTGGGGATGTAGGAGCAGCTGCAGAGCCTGCATACAGTGGAGACCTAGGAGCAGCTGCAGAGCCTGCATACAGTGGAGACCTAGGAGCAGCTGCAGAGCCTGCATACAGTGGAGACGTAAGAGCAGCTGCAGAGCCTGCAAACAGTGGAGACGTAAGAGCAGCTGCAGAGCCTGCAAACAGTGGAGACGTAGGAGCAGCTGCAGAGCCCGCATACAGTGGAGGCGTGGCCACAGGTGCTGGCTGA